Proteins encoded within one genomic window of Eleutherodactylus coqui strain aEleCoq1 chromosome 1, aEleCoq1.hap1, whole genome shotgun sequence:
- the LOC136584956 gene encoding E3 ubiquitin/ISG15 ligase TRIM25-like: MASAGLREELLCSICLSTYTDPVMLRCGHNFCRVCIRCALDTQDESGVYSCPECREEFQERPALMRNLALRNIMENFLITPPTQTEAGIFCTYCVDSPVPAAKSCLMCEASLCEKHLRVHSKSAEHVLSEPSANLENRKCSVHKEPLKYYSTKDAICVSCSLAGEYRGLRVEMLDEASEKKEKLRNVLQNLIIKRKEIEERVQSLEEHRRKAQEKAAGEAGRVTALCTDIRRQLDDLEKKVLSEISRQEKEESLPLSPLMKKLEIKKDELSRKMRHIEELCNMTVPLTVLQEPDSGDLCDPEEGGGDEGTGGHDGGDEDTGGPDGGNEDTGGHNKPLRDDLGIAVISETLHTLYGIISDIRKGMYVEGPADILLDANTAGDNIYISDDLKTATSTQHKQNHPKTAERFQYYQVMSSRRFFSGQHHWDVEIRRSVLWRVGMCYPSIDRRGRQSDIGCNNKSWCLSRYNNQYLVIHDSKEIQLADKISSNRFRICLDYEAGRLSFYALCDPIRHLHTFTANFSEALHATLWLWEGSIKISGEAKTGRNHNRN; this comes from the coding sequence ATGGCGTCTGCTGGTCTGAGAGAAGAGCTGCTCTGCTCCATTTGTCTGAGCACCTATACAGATCCTGTAATgctgagatgtggacacaacttctgccGGGTCTGTATACGTTGTGCGCTGGATACACAGGACGAGTCTGGGGTTTATTCTTGCCCTGAATGTAGAGAAGAGTTTCAGGAGCGGCCGGCACTGATGAGGAACTTAGCTCTACGTAACATCATGGAGAACTTCCTGATTACTCCGCCGACACAGACAGAAGCTGGGATCTtctgcacttactgtgtggactCTCCTGTACCGGCTGCTAAATCCTGTCTAATGTGTGAAGCTTCTCTGTGCGAGAAACACCTGAGAGTTCACAGCAAGTCAGCAGAACACGTCTTATCTGAGCCCAGCGCCAACCTGGAGAACAGGAAATGTTCTGTCCATAAGGAACCTTTAAAGTACTACAGTACTAAGGATGCTATCTGTGTATCCTGCAGTTTGGCTGGAGAATATCGGGGTCTTCGGGTGGAGATGCTGGATGAGGCCTCTGAGAAGAAGGAAAAACTGAGAAATGTTCTCCAGAATCTGATCATAAAAAGGAAGGAGATTGAGGAAAGAGTTCAGAGTCTGGAGGAACACAGGAGAAAAGCTCAAGAAAAAGCAGCTGGAGAAGCCGGGAGAGTTACTGCGCTGTGTACAGACATCAGGAGGCAGCTGGACGACCTGGAGAAGAAGGTCCTGAGCGAGATCTCCCGGCAGGAGAAGGAAGAATCACTCCCACTCTCTCCCCTGATGAAGAAGCTGGAAATAAAGAAGGAcgagctgtccaggaagatgaggCACATTGAGGAGCTGTGTAACATGACTGTTCCACTGACTGTCCTACAGGAACCAGACAGCGGTGACTTGTGTGATCCTGAGGAGGGGGGAGGTGATGAGGGcacggggggacatgatggaggtgatgagGACACGGGGGGACCTGATGGAGGTAATGAGGACACGGGGGGACATAATAAACCGCTCCGTGATGATCTGGGTATTGCTGTGATCTCAGAGACATTACACACATTATATGGCATAATAAGTGATATAAGGAAGGGAATGTATGTGGAGGGTCCTGCAGACATATTACTGGATGCAAACACAGCTGGTGATAATATCTATATATCAGACGACCTGAAAACTGCAACCAGCACACAACACAAGCAGAATCATCCAAAAACAGCAGAGAGATTTCAGTATTATCAGGTGATGAGCAGCAGGAGATTTTTCTCAGGGCAACATCACTGGGATGTGGAGATCAGGAGATCAGTGCTGTGGAGGGTGGGGATGTGTTACCCCAGTATAGACCGAAGGGGGCGTCAGTCAGACATTGGATGTAATAATAAGTCCTGGTGTTTGAGTAGGTATAATAATCAGTATTTAGTGATACATGATAGTAAAGAGATCCAGTTAGCTGACAAGATCTCCAGTAATAGATTCAGGATCTGTCTGGATTATGAGGCCGGGCGGTTGTCCTTTTATGCGCTGTGTGACCccatcagacacttacacaccttcACTGCCAACTTCTCCGAGGCCCTTCATGCTACATTATGGTTGTGGGAAGGTTCTATAAAGATATCAGGGGAAGCAAAAACTGGGAGAAACCATAATAGAAACTGA